GACCCATACTTTCATCTGTTGGTGGTGGTGCCtacaagttaaataaaaatttgttgctttttaaTCCAATGTTAACATGAAAACCATAATACTTAATACACACCAACCTGTTTTCTTAAGGTACCATCATCAGTTTCTTCATAACCATAAGCCTGTCCAGGACTGGGTATTGATGGAGCATCAGGTTTCCGCTGATATCGTACTCGGCTTGTTAGAAGAACCTTACCAGGTTTGTCTGGCtttaaatattacaaacaTTCCAAGACTAAGATCAACACATTAATACGGTGTGAACTTTATTTACTCAGAATGCAAAGAaaactgttatattttatatggGTCCATAGTTTTACAGACAAATTTACATTTATGTATATACTTACAAATATGTATCTAATATATGAGCACTAAACAtagtaaattttttgtttgttggttTAAAGTTCTGTGCATTTAAGcaatgcattaaaatttttaaactttaattacCTATATCAGCAAGATTAAATTAGTACGCAAAAACAGGTTTCTGGAAGATTGTCACAAACAACTTGCAAAATATCTTTTCATATGGTATCATAGTTCTTGAGtaagaaaactaaaaaaatagcttcaaactTAAACATGTAATCAAATACATGCCTTGCCCCTTCAAACCagaatatttggaaaattgtttgaggttattttcatgtttaaacAATCTtagtttgcatttttaatgctttttttacAATCTCTTGCTAAAATTTCCCAATTTGGTTTATTCTGCACTGGTATTTTATAATGCCTCAATCTTTATTGGTAGACCTGAATTAATTAGCCCAGAAACCACAAAGCCAATGGTAGGGCATATATTTATGTCAGAATGCAAAATTAACCCACtaacaagttttacaaaaatacaaaagttatgattgaaaacatttcacCAGTATTTTTACTGGTTCTATATCAATTTAACCCCAGTCAGCCCAATCCTGTTCACTACAACTGTTGTTAATTCAACACTGGACCACTCAACTCTGGActagggttggattatccggataacggttaaccggttaaccgatTAACCGCAGGTTTTTTCctatctgatatccggatataattctgccggttaaccggctaaaagagtatcgttgctaatgcgttttacactttttagtaagtttgaacattcttcgttacgtagaggctgactcccgctgagcgcaattaaacctttgttcacacttctattgtcttatactttcaactatggtactcgtaaaatgcacgattgaaatttactatcacgtcacaaagaaagcataatgaatgattcttttaatagaagactgcattctcatggcaaggtaaagtctgtgaagtgtcagttgaaaagctttgaCTACAACCTAGTCTGAAGTGACTAAATTTAAGAGATggaatttaaacgtttcaaaagtgaTAATCCAGTTTGGGGCTTACTATTCAGCCCACTTCTGTGGAAGCAGAAAGAGCATTCAGTGCATGTGGactctttgttacaaaactccGGTCTCGTCTACAGGATTCCACAattgatgcattgtgctttataaggagggcgttgcagaagcagtgaacattgaatttgcgtgatttttctcgtattcgctcgtactgcgcgtgtacgtagatctacaataaaactgcgtaatgattttacaatccatttttcatgcaaacctcgtgaaatcgattgtctcacttagcagttattatccggttaaccggttagataaattccaaatatacggatatatccgttatccggatagtaaaaattattgatatccaaACTAACCCTACTCTGGACAAACatatacaattttatttacactGAATCAATGGGATTAAACTAACTAGCTGCCAGACGTTTAGTTGATTAGACAGGAATTGACCAGGGCTTGGTTGAGCTGGATTGAATTGACCAGAGAGATGTTGGCAGACGATCATTTTAACCTTTTAAACTGTTGTTGCTGGAACACACAACTTTTTCTGGACTAATATTATTTCACACCGACTTACTGCTGCTGGTGCAGATGAAACTGTGGGCTTTGCAGCTTTAACCCAATCGCCCTTTTTTGAAAGATTGTATCTGCCTGGTCCAGGGGTAATTCCACTAGTGGTAGCAGATTCTGAGAATCTTTGACTCCTGTTTGCCAATGGCCTACCCCCAGCATGATGCTCTTGAGGAAATCTGTGGTCAAAAAAAGTGTGGCACAATTATAAGTAAAATCTGCCTACTAGATAACAATATTtggttaaaagaaattaattttgatgAATAATGATAAGTCAAAAAAGTttctgtttcaaattttaatgaaGGGCTGAAATGAACCTGTTTAACGTTATTGTAAGTAGTGTAATATTAGTTTTAGGATAATACATTTCACTACTGGTTTCGCTGACTTCCAAAGGCTAATGGAAAAAAAGTAACCAAAAACGATCTTACTAAAAAGTATATTATACATGACTCAAGCTACAAATATGCAGAAGTACTTACACAGGATCATAAGCTCCAGGTCCTGGTGCTGCCATCACTGAATCGCTAACGTAAAACATAGTTTCTCTTCCAGACATGGACTGAAAGGGAGCATATCCATCTGCTTTCATCCATTTTCCACTacagaaacaaaacatataaCTTACAATGTAGCTTCAGTTTATGCTACTCCAGCTATCCTCGCAATGggttcattttttgttgatcCCAAGGGCAGCTGTTTTACAAAGGTTCCATGGCAAGATCGTGATGCAATGTAAATATCTTTGCACGTACATTGCTGTATTTACAGTACATTCATAAAATATATGATACATATAAATGAATCGAAAATTAAGTTAACCTCAGAGTGCCAtcttatatcttgttttttctttattattattgatatAATCAAATGATACCTAAGAATTGGAACATCATAGGTTCCTGGTCCAACACTGTCCCTTGTACTACCAACAGTGTAACTTGCAGTTGTTCTTGGTGCCCGGTCATACATCTTATTTCCTTTTCATATCCTTTAATACAGAACAATGCTTCACCAGGTAGCAACTGGCATTGAACCTAAATAAATCgtcttacaaaattttataggTCTTTCATCCTCCCTAGGAAGAAATTTAATCAATTGATACTTCAATATAAAACTCccaaacataaaaattgaaagttacattttgtgtaacgtatttttatattaacaaatttaaaaatagcCAGAAAAGTTCTATCAAACAACAAGTTCTCGTATTTTTTCTAAGCTGAACTAATTATTCTGTCAGTCTTTTGCCATTTTGTGTTGATCtgatttcataatttttgattttctctAGTGTTGACCTAATGACCTAAAaccttgttttgaaaatattatggGTGTCCCTAACAATATATTTTAGGTTGTTAGGTTGAGTCCTTTGTGTACATAAGCTTGATGTAGCGCACATCTACATCTTTATCCACTTTGTGGAGTAACTTCCTTTTGGGTACCTTTTCAGTGGTGCAATGAAAAGGTAAAAGCGAGCATTTAATCATTAGAAAGCTTGCAAATTAGATTTATGTAGGAGCTTCAAACATCACTCTAGGCTACACTGATGCTAGGTGTTTGTTGATCAGACtggccatagtggaaagtgtggcaatGCATGCATGAAATTCATCAATGTGCACACTGAACTTTGTTATCTTCAcgctgatttataataaacaaacaaagaaaagtggTTGTTTGATAGCCAAAAagaaagaattgaggctttaGTGAACACCATCATGCCAAAGTTTGTGTATTTGTATGCATGATTTCTGGGTTCCCGATTTCTAGGCCTAGGCTATGCTAACTGATAAAATTCAGGGTTCACATGCATATGCCACACTTCAGCACTTTCCATTTTAGCGTAGTTGCATGCGTGGGAAATTTATTTCAACCTAATTCGGAAAATTTTCTATCTTGATTGTAGGATGACATTAGTAAGTGGGACAGTTCATTTCTTATCCAGTTATGAAACTGCGTTAAAACCCGAGTCGTGTGCACCTATGATAATTCAACATAGATTAGACTACAAAAAAGCAGCCTAGCCCAGACCTATACAGCTACAGCTTACGAAAATAATTTCAGCATGACACTagcttaaaacataaaaatctaTTCTACACGCCTAACAGCTAATTAATGTGTGCAACACGTACTAAAACGAatctttaacaattttttgccaatttttCCCACAAGTTCGTTACTACTATCTTCATTTACAAATGACTTGAAAATCCGATCTGCGCTGTAGGCCTAGGATAGTTCTAAACTTCAGAAATAGGTAATTGAGGCATAAGGAGCATGACACTCGTTGCCATAACAGCGTAGCATTTCGGCACATAGACATCggaaatataaatattatatgtgctgaaaattttaccaaaaatataaaaaacctattaataataattagggcttatattattattttttgacttgtcaaaaagttagtcaaaatttgtgtgatttgtgttatttttcttgttagtgttgctattcgttggaaCATGCttttatgctttaaaattttcgttataattacttgagtgttttcatgcggctccatacgtactctgaactttgaaattcggccccgccaccaaaaaaggttgggaaacACTGATATAAACATtatatgtttatatttttgatgCCTATATTTCAGCACGGTTATTTGAGCAtaacttaatttaaaaaaaattaaaaatggaaattttatGCGATGCGGGAAGCAGTTATCTTAAATTGCCCACAAATTAATAAGGTAATACTTTTAAGTGTGGAAAGCAATTTTGGAACTTTACTTATATTGTTCATAACTTTCAGCCAGTTTTCTGCAGGAAGCATGCAAAAATTGACcgttttttagaaaattttactGAGCAGACATTCTATTGCACGTTTTGTAAATAACCCGTTTGAACAAactgtgacggttacgtcattATCCATGGGTTGAATAATACTTGAATTGATACTTGTTTCTCAATTTGTATAGTTAATTTGTTAATGCATATTAATCCTTCTTGAATAAGTTTATCAATTTATAAGCTAAATCTGCAATACATTGTGACTGCAGATCATGTAtcgaaagttttttttacagtGTTACCTTTTTTATCATTATATTGGcgtaatttatttaaagtgaggggcaagtccaaaaacaagttggccatAAACCAAACTGTAGTTGTCACCAGGATCACCAAAATTTATAGctcaacaaaagatattagaCTACACATAGGCCTATGTGTTGTGCTGTCCTGATTCACAACTGAGGCTAATATTATCCACATTGAATTGCAGATTACTGCAAATATAGGCTATAGTAGCACATATATGCATAAAATAGAGGGATCTCTTTCGAACCTAATATCAATTTAGGTTACTTTCAACAtatacattttgcaatttccGTGTAAGGTAGTGTTTACACTAGGCAACGCAAGTTTAAAGCTTCGTTGAAATAATTCACATTTCTTTCATAGTTGTTACCTACACCTTAGAAACAAAACAGTTCAAGTTAGGCTACCCTGTATACACGTTTGATTCAGGTTGCAGCCCTACTAGAAAGTTTGTACTTATCATGCGCCGAAAAAAAATTGGCTTCTGCGCTGATTGTTTGGTGCAGAATTGTTGTTTTACCCTATATTATAAGTATTACTTGTCGTGGCGCAAACTTTGGCATTACATTTGACATTGCCTATTTCACAAGCTGCCGGTTAGAGAATTTGAAAAGTTAATTCGGTAAATGGCTAACCGGTTATACAAttggtattttcttacttcggtaaacggcaGCCGCAAAGTGTAAgttaacctaaaactaatcccctcCAACCCAGATTCTCACCTTTCATGACTAAATCAgattaaaagtaaatttaaacaaaaatcatcaagCAGTAGCAACTTTTGAGCTCCATACTTTCGGCATACGAGCCCCATCGCTAGCCACTACGCCACAGCATTGCCTTCTTCTCACCGTATATAAAAAGAGTGATAAACCAATCAGCGAAAATCTGCCGGTCACTGTATAATATGATTGAGCAACTTCGGCAAACGGacgccggtgaaatagtcacttcgttgCATTTATCAAGCGCACTGAAACCAAACTTTCCAGCAGTGTCTTGCAGTGGTCACCATTGGCTTTACGATGGATTCCAATCTCTCTGAAACGATTGGCTTATGTTACACAACTCGTCCTCTAAAGTAACATTACCCAATTCTAGGTAACTTTCGTAAATTCCTCCTCCTTATATAAATGTAACCTAAGTCACTACTTCTTTTAATTCGTGGTAACATTGGAGATTTCTACTGAAAGGCTACCAACCAGTTGTTGACTTACATGTAGTTCATGTTTGTATCCTTAAGCCCGACTGGAAATTGCAGCAGCTTTCGATGAGAAATCATGCGTGgaaagacgcaaattttggcatgatgaGGTCCATCGATGtgtcaattctttgtttatttacgtTGATAAATCTCATGCatgcagctgccacactttccacaaTGGTCATTAGGTGTGCCAGTTGTATGTACagactatatatatattagaAGGTGgtttatcaattttttgcGATGAATGCTTGCAAAAGGTAAGAAGTTTTTGACATTCACTCTTTATGTTTCTTTTAGAGTATTGCAAATTTCACTATTGGTGGAATTGGTTATAAGTTAGGCTGTAACTTTAGCTGAATACAATCACGTAAGGATGAGTTCAACTACATTGCGCCAACGTAGGAAAGAACCAATAAAAGAACAAGAAGCATCTGTTTTCTCACGACCTGAAACCCAACAAGCATTTGTGTCATTTCGTCTTGCTTTGTTGATAACCACTGGGATTGTTATTGCAACACTGTTGCTTGCATATATGACTTCTCCGATTACTGCTGTTGGTGTTGAAGAACTAACTATTGTTGAACTGACTGGTCCGTTTGAGCTAAACCGAAAACTTTCTAAAGGAAAACAGTGAGTTTTTATCACCTGTATATGTAATGATTATTATGTTTGTATGTGGGCATGGGTATCAGGATGTCCATTTTGGTCAGTGTCTTTACATAACTTGAGCTTAGTGATAAATCTTCACTAGGTGGGCAGAGAAAATTTAATCGCATGCTTTGTGATAGTTTAGTTTTATCCAAGTAACTTTTTCAGCAGTCTCTCTTGTAATGTTGTGGATTCTAATGCGGCCTGCGTTTCTTCATAAATTATCAGTTTAACCCGtcatttcagaaaatttttatgcattttcagaaatatttctttagtCTTGATAAGCAATATTGAAAAGGTAAGGTGTTACCGTGTTAGCATCCCAGCACTTTAGCCTGGTCTCCCAAAATCTAACTCTGTTGCCAAATTTTGCTATACCCGATTGCTACACTGCTGAGCTGACTATCTATGAACAGAAATAAATATAAGCTTAAATAGAAGGCTTAAATTGGTTGTTATTGCAATTCATATGACCCtaaatgttattttcaatGTTGATTTGTAAGGTGGACATTTTGCTATGACGTTAGTGTGTTCATAAAATATTATGgtgtttaataataaataattaaaactatATATAGTGCTGCAATAAATAATGCAaagaccagtggttctcaaactggggTTCGTGGTCCTTAAGAGGTCTGCGAAGCAATGTTCTGGGACCGCGTAACACCTCAAACGACCTACGGACATGGTTGAAATATCCCAGACAGcaaagtttattatttttccaTCGCAAAATGTCTATAGACAATACGGTGAAAGTGTCTGCAATTGTATCACATATATACTGTGCTAAAAACGTCATGATAGCACCGTGGCTGTTTCATACTACGAAaagaaatgaaagattttctgCAAGGAGCAAAACCAGATATGCATGAGAAATTCTTAGATGATTGATTTTGGTGGACATTTTCGAATCCGTCAATTTGTCATTGCAAGGAAAAAATATCAACATACTTCATTGTCATGAAAAATTAACTGCTTTCAAAATGAAGCTAACATTGTGGCATTCCAAGTTAGAAAACAAGAACTATGCGCCATTTCCACATATGAATGCATTTCTTGATGAAAATCAACTTCAAATAAATGATGATATTCTCGCGGTCATATAACGTCATTGTACAATTCTTGAAGATGAAATTTGCCGCTATTTTCCCAACCTACAGGATGTTTAAAAATACTCTTGTTTCATCAACAACCTGTTTAGAACTAAAGTTAGTAATCTGCCTTCGAAGACAACTTAATTCAAGAACAGTTGATTTGGTGAATAATTTGGGTCCAAAACGTATTTTCTCTGAGATATGTTGGTGTATGTAAAatagaattatatttttaccCAAATGACATTTAATGCATAGCTTAAATGTTTTGTACTGACAGAACTGAGTTTGTGATTTGTTAATATCAAAAGACTCAATGCAGTAGAACTTCTTTAATATTATAACAGCTCATCTGTAAAATGCAAAATCAGATATAAAACGGTTGATCTCCAAATTGACTAGAATACTGTAAGAAATGTATAGTTGTATTGTACTTGTAGAgcagcggttcttaaacttttttgagcgcgacccaaatctgagtttcatgatcacctcacgacccaaacctatgtcgcgacccattttaatgtcctatagacctatattatattatattaacctatgtcgcgacccacctatgtcactatgtcgcgacccattttctgaccctccgcgacccatgtttgggtcgcgacccatactttaagaacccctgtAGTAGAGGGATGTTCTTCTTCTTGTGCACTCGGGGTCCCGGGCTCCCTCAGCCTACtataaaattgttaatttgttGGGGGGCGGAGATGAGTGTGTGCAAAGCTATAAAATCTGGGAGGATTTCAGAATATGTTTATGGCACACACTAGGGTTACAATAGGAGCTGTTGTAGCATTGACCAAATCTTAACTGgagtattttcttttttggttcTTTTTTCGTGCTACATATGCGTCATAAATTCCAACACCTTGCCATCAAGTGGTTATGTTTCAACCccaataaaatacaatgcaaGCTAGCTTTTTTGCTATGACTTTTAATGACCCCTGATGACTGCGTTATAACAAAGTTTTACTGTGTTTTCATTTCTACCAACATGAATAATTTTTAACTGAGCGAAAACATATAAACATGGTTAAGCAATATTGCATGCATTTTAAACCAGGATATTAATGAGTGCTCCAGAATCAATCGTTGAACACAAAGGAAATCTTTATACTGGATTAGCGGATGGTAGAATTGTCAAAATCCACCCGTCAGAGGATGGAGCTTTAGGAGCGGGCAAAGTGGAGTATTTAACTAATGGAATTATACCCAAAGCAGAAAAGACCACAGAAGACATTAACCATGGCAGAGCTTTAGGTGGGCAAAAATTGTtgttacaaaattgtttttaggtTGTTGGAAAATGATTATGAAACAACACAACAGATAaatagttttagttttaaattcaagtttcaaattaaattcaaatttagtTTCAAATTTATTATCAGTTCAATTCATAGCTTTAAATAACAAAGGTTATTGTTCATTGTTTAGGCATTCGAATACATGACAATGATCTCTACGTTGCGGATGCAATATATGGACTTTATAAACTTGATCTCAATTCCAAGGAAATTACAATATTAGTTAGGCCCAGTGATACAAATCCACCTATGAAGTTCCCAGATGATTTAGATATTACAGCTGATGGAAAGATTGTATATTTTTCGGATGCATCCTATAGATGTCCCATTACCACGTTAATAAATGAAGCACTTGAAGGTAACAGCGATGGGAATTGTCGCCCCTTTAGTTAAGGATTAATGAACAACTGCCCATGTATTACTACAGATTACTTTCGTACAACTGTGTTAGTAACAGGAACACCACTAACACGGTAACATAGGTTAAATCATTAGTTCATTAAATGAGCATGTATTGGTAAGACACCAGGAAGCTACACCTACGCCCACACCATAGACATGCTTCCGTTATTTTGGATTTACTTGCTCTAGTTGCTCATCCCATTCTACCTATTCTCTTAAACGACTGCTAACCATGTTGAACTAAGCTggttaattttactttttggtTTATCCAGCTTCCTATCTTTTAACAAACTGCGTTACTGATAACACTAACTCAATAATACTGCTAACAACGGGTACTAACATACCCATTTCATGAGCAAATGTTTTCACACTTCTATAGTATTACAAACACAGTTGAATGAAATGATTAATCCGTACCATAATACAGCTCATTATTATGCTTCACTCTTCATTAATTAGGTTAATTTGTGGAATTCTTGATTTTACTTTGCCAGTAAACTGTCTTTTTGTCTGCCAATTTATAGGAACTTGTACAAGCCGGATTTTTAAATACCATGTCTTTACCCACAAACTGGAAACAGTTATGACTGGCCTATGCTTTGGTAATGGAGTGCAATTAACTAAAGATGAAAAAACATTGATTATACCAGAAACTACTCGGTATCGTGTTTCATGGGTGGATACTACTACATGGAAAACTAAACATGTGCTCAAGATACCAGGTTTTCGCTACTGTACCAATGCtctatttattattattattagctCTATTGAAGTAAAGCAATTCACAGTTAGCACTTCATCTATAAGGTATACACATAAGGTTGTTGTTACTGTAAAAAAAAAGTATTTATGGAGCAATAATTTTCACGAAGCCTTTTCTTTAAACGATTTATGCAAATTAACTTTGTGAGGAAGTACTAAGAACATTCTtcacaaaaatttgaattttccGAAAATTCAAGAACAGGTGCAAGTGTTCTTTGTTAACTTTCTGGTGCTGAATTCGACTTTAGTTTTTCACTTGTGCGTCAggttttcaagaaaaattgaaatgaagaattcattattttttggTATATGGGATATATGATAAGCTGATCCTCTagatcagggatgtccaacctgcggcccgccggagatttttgtgcggcccgctagtcattttcaatccaaaagtatgtacttcatgtacccatttttcttgaaatttaataggttttgcggcccatttaattatttcaagtgacaatgcggcccaccataataaaaggttggacatccctgctctAGATGTAAACacaaatttatacaaaaaactGTAACAATGTTTAATAGTATTGGCACGGTTACCTTAAACTTGCACTTAaccataaaaaattattatcttATTTTTAACTCAGTTTTACTGGTACAAATAGGAAATCTTAGAAACATGTTTTAAACCAAATAGTGTGTCAACATGGTATTATAGCTATTACTAAGAAACTAAGCCTATGTGCAATGTGGATTACTTGATCTTCATGTGCTCTTTTAAAGATTCTACTGCGCAATTTTATCTCGTAGCGTCCAGCAGTAATCTGCAAGCATGCTCACTAACCATTTTCCTTCATTCCATTTTTGAATAACGGAAATGTCTTGATGAAATCTTTCACCATGTTCATCAGACACATTTCCCAAATGTGAAAATGTGTTGCtgcgaaaaaaaaacaagtgtGACTATAAAAAGTAACGTTTTAAAGACATATTGCATACCATTTTCTTGTAATGTTTCAGTAACCTTTTCACTAACTTTTCGTTTTTGCTTGAGCACTTTACATGTGAAAAATTCTCACAGAtttgtttgaagtttttcCATGCATTTGGTTCACTGTTGCTTATTGTTTGATCAAAAGCATTGTTTAAAG
Above is a window of Clavelina lepadiformis chromosome 8, kaClaLepa1.1, whole genome shotgun sequence DNA encoding:
- the LOC143468827 gene encoding adipocyte plasma membrane-associated protein-like isoform X1 gives rise to the protein MSSTTLRQRRKEPIKEQEASVFSRPETQQAFVSFRLALLITTGIVIATLLLAYMTSPITAVGVEELTIVELTGPFELNRKLSKGKQILMSAPESIVEHKGNLYTGLADGRIVKIHPSEDGALGAGKVEYLTNGIIPKAEKTTEDINHGRALGIRIHDNDLYVADAIYGLYKLDLNSKEITILVRPSDTNPPMKFPDDLDITADGKIVYFSDASYRCPITTLINEALEGTCTSRIFKYHVFTHKLETVMTGLCFGNGVQLTKDEKTLIIPETTRYRVSWVDTTTWKTKHVLKIPAMPDNVRMNRHGTYWVGATSKLSKPLQFLFRYPFLRQIVIGLVPANVILGIPNRKHNMLFEVNDNGEIIETLHDPDGDLTFAVAQGTELSDGRIALGTYAAPFLAIADRSE
- the LOC143468827 gene encoding adipocyte plasma membrane-associated protein-like isoform X2; this encodes MSSTTLRQRRKEPIKEQEASVFSRPETQQAFVSFRLALLITTGIVIATLLLAYMTSPITAVGVEELTIVELTGPFELNRKLSKGKQILMSAPESIVEHKGNLYTGLADGRIVKIHPSEDGALGAGKVEYLTNGIIPKAEKTTEDINHGRALGIRIHDNDLYVADAIYGLYKLDLNSKEITILVRPSDTNPPMKFPDDLDITADGKIVYFSDASYRCPITTLINEALEGTCTSRIFKYHVFTHKLETVMTGLCFGNGVQLTKDEKTLIIPETTRYRVSWVDTTTWKTKHVLKIPAHRLDVDL